The DNA region TGTTGCTGCTGGGGCGGGCGGTCAAGTTGCAGGTCATGGAAGCCGAATTCCTGCAAAGCCAGGGCGAGGCACGTTATCTGCGCCAGGTTTCCATTCCCACGGTGCGCGGCAACATCGTCGATCGCAACGGCGAGCCGCTGGCCGTGTCGACGCCGGTCGAGTCGGTCTGGGCGCATCCGGGCGAGCTGTTGCAGGTCGCTGATCGCATTCCCGAACTGGCCGATCTGCTCGGTGCCAGCCCCGAGGACCTTGAGCGCCGTCTCACCCAGCGTGCCGGGCGCGAGTTCGTGTGGCTCAGGCGGCGAGTCAATCCCGATCTGGCCGAGCAGGTCCGCGACCTCCAGGTGCCGGGTGTCTTCCTGCAGCGCGAGTATCGGCGCTTCTACCCCACCGGTGAGGTCAGTGCCCAGGTGGTGGGTTTTACCAATATCGACGATGTCGGCCAGGAGGGCCTGGAACTGGCCTACAACAGCTGGTTGCAGGGCGAACCCGGCGCCAAGCGGGTCATCAAGGATCGGCTTGGACGCGTGGTTCAGGATATCGAGCTGGTGCGAGAAGCCCGTCCGGGGCGCGATCTCCGGCTGACCCTGGACCGGCGCCTGCAATACCTGGCCTTCCGCGAACTCAAGTCCACCGTGGCCGAGCACGGCGCACGTTCGGGCAGTGTCGTAGTGATGGATGTGGCCACCGGCGAAGTGCTGGCCATGGTCAATTATCCCTCATACAACCCCAATGCCTCCGGGCGCGTCAGTTCCGAAGGGCTTCGCAATCGTGCGCTGACCGACGTGTTCGAGCCTGGTTCCCTGATCAAACCGTTTGCCGTGGCCGCGGCCATGGAAGCGGGTATTGCCAACCGCGAGATGCAGATCGATACCAGCCCCGGAACCATGCGAGTGTCGGGCCACACCATCCGTGACGTGCGCGATTTCGGCGAGTTGAGCGTCGAAGGCCTGCTGGCCAAGTCGTCAAACGTGGGCGTGGTCCAACTGGTGCTGTCGATGGATGCCCGGCATCTGTGGGGGGTTTATTCGCGTTTTGGATTTGGTTCGGTGGCCGGAACCGGGTTTCCGGGCGAATCGGCCGGCGTGCTGCGGGACTATGAACGCTGGCGCAAGCTTGAACAGGCAACCCTGGCCTACGGTTACGGCATGTCGGTCACGCCCCTGCAGCTGACACGAGCGGTTGCCGCGATTGCCGACGGCGGTCGCCTGCGTCAGCCCACCCTGATCTCGGGCACCGACAATCCGCCCCACTCCGTGCTGGATCCGCAGCTGGCCGAGGAGCTCGGCGCCATGCTCGAAAGCACCGTGGCGCCGGGTGGTACCGGCACCGCAGCCGCGGTACAGGGCTA from Wenzhouxiangella sp. AB-CW3 includes:
- a CDS encoding peptidoglycan D,D-transpeptidase FtsI family protein; this encodes MMYSSDAVQGTVRLWLLAGLMVVVAVLLLGRAVKLQVMEAEFLQSQGEARYLRQVSIPTVRGNIVDRNGEPLAVSTPVESVWAHPGELLQVADRIPELADLLGASPEDLERRLTQRAGREFVWLRRRVNPDLAEQVRDLQVPGVFLQREYRRFYPTGEVSAQVVGFTNIDDVGQEGLELAYNSWLQGEPGAKRVIKDRLGRVVQDIELVREARPGRDLRLTLDRRLQYLAFRELKSTVAEHGARSGSVVVMDVATGEVLAMVNYPSYNPNASGRVSSEGLRNRALTDVFEPGSLIKPFAVAAAMEAGIANREMQIDTSPGTMRVSGHTIRDVRDFGELSVEGLLAKSSNVGVVQLVLSMDARHLWGVYSRFGFGSVAGTGFPGESAGVLRDYERWRKLEQATLAYGYGMSVTPLQLTRAVAAIADGGRLRQPTLISGTDNPPHSVLDPQLAEELGAMLESTVAPGGTGTAAAVQGYRTAGKTGTSRKLDAGGYSDRYIASFAGFAPASRPKLAAVVVINDPAGDQYYGGQVAAPLFGRVMEAGLRLFNVPPDDLGTLVTQVEFMP